One window from the genome of Gimesia aquarii encodes:
- a CDS encoding TadE/TadG family type IV pilus assembly protein, whose product MRVIRNNQTKSEIKFQSRKGVAAVEFAVIAPVFLALILGMVAVRRAVHTTTVMDASLAQAGRLASMDAGLDLPNGMNLNDKIILDVRNFLRASGIENDESNLTITITHADDEDGVPLDPMPNPPSAGDTFDLSDLSNRNRLFRIGIEIPEGALSSDLTDIMNLEGSMAKPLNGDPVWDLILNNGTTKIVN is encoded by the coding sequence ATGCGAGTAATTCGAAACAATCAAACAAAATCGGAAATCAAATTTCAAAGCCGCAAAGGTGTAGCTGCAGTGGAATTTGCCGTGATTGCGCCCGTTTTTCTGGCGTTAATCCTTGGAATGGTTGCAGTGCGCCGTGCAGTGCATACAACAACGGTCATGGACGCGTCATTAGCACAGGCCGGGCGATTAGCTTCGATGGATGCCGGTTTGGATTTACCTAATGGAATGAACTTGAATGATAAAATCATTCTTGATGTACGTAATTTTTTGCGTGCATCAGGGATTGAAAACGATGAATCAAATCTGACGATTACGATCACGCATGCCGATGATGAAGATGGAGTTCCCCTTGATCCAATGCCAAATCCTCCCAGTGCAGGTGATACCTTTGACTTGAGTGACTTATCCAATCGAAATCGATTATTTCGAATTGGAATTGAGATTCCTGAGGGAGCATTAAGTTCAGATCTCACGGATATTATGAATCTGGAAGGATCAATGGCGAAGCCACTCAATGGTGATCCGGTCTGGGATTTAATTTTGAATAATGGCACGACAAAGATTGTCAACTAG
- a CDS encoding TadE/TadG family type IV pilus assembly protein → MLTRHRRQALNQKNCEGRSGATLVELAFVAPVFLAFVYAIFEFGYAYVVSNIIQEATQEGAKLGRLEGVTTAQVETKVKSLLDTVFDSNLATIMVKNASMFDTEGVDVSQIDFAALPDMNLANAEKAQLFIVRVEVPYKDVRLLSSFFVDPVEAAAAASHEESLMLSGHTVRRHE, encoded by the coding sequence ATGTTGACGCGGCATCGCCGACAGGCATTGAATCAAAAAAATTGTGAAGGACGCTCTGGGGCGACTTTAGTCGAATTAGCGTTCGTAGCTCCTGTTTTTCTGGCATTTGTCTATGCCATTTTCGAATTTGGATATGCCTACGTGGTATCCAATATCATTCAGGAAGCAACACAGGAAGGCGCGAAATTAGGTCGTCTTGAGGGTGTTACAACAGCACAGGTGGAAACGAAAGTCAAATCATTACTTGATACCGTTTTTGATTCAAATCTTGCCACAATCATGGTGAAAAATGCCAGTATGTTTGACACAGAAGGTGTCGATGTTTCACAAATCGATTTTGCTGCCCTTCCCGACATGAATCTTGCAAACGCTGAAAAAGCGCAATTATTTATCGTTCGTGTGGAAGTTCCGTATAAAGATGTTCGACTACTAAGCTCATTTTTTGTTGACCCGGTAGAGGCCGCAGCAGCAGCAAGTCATGAAGAGAGTCTTATGTTGTCTGGGCATACTGTCAGGCGTCACGAATAA